The Sphingobium sp. BYY-5 genome includes a window with the following:
- a CDS encoding LysR family transcriptional regulator, which yields MRRDRLIDLNAFLSVADEQSFTRAAAKLNVSQSALSHTIRRLETHLGVRLLTRTTRRVSVTEAGQKLVDTLRPALDDIDRQLAAIVELGDKPSGTIRITSSRRAAETILWPALKPLLRDYPEIKVEVSIDSSLTDIVAERLDAGIRLGEQLAKDMIAVRIGPEQRMAVVGSPAYFENHPKPLTPQDLADHSCVNLRLLSAGGLYAWEMEKNGREIRVRVDGQIIFNDAQMVIKAAMDGFGLACTLEDHVLEQIADGTLIRVLEEWCPPFPGYHLYYPSRRQQSAAFTLLVEALRYRG from the coding sequence ATGCGACGGGACCGATTGATCGACCTGAACGCTTTCCTGTCCGTGGCGGACGAGCAGAGCTTCACACGCGCGGCTGCCAAGCTCAATGTTTCTCAATCCGCCCTTAGCCACACTATTCGTCGTCTGGAAACTCATCTAGGCGTGCGTTTGCTGACCCGCACCACACGCCGGGTATCCGTGACGGAGGCAGGCCAGAAACTGGTCGATACGCTGCGGCCGGCGCTGGACGACATCGACCGGCAACTGGCCGCGATCGTCGAATTGGGGGACAAGCCATCGGGGACGATCCGGATCACATCGTCCCGGCGTGCAGCCGAAACGATCCTGTGGCCGGCGCTAAAACCGTTGCTGCGGGACTATCCGGAGATCAAGGTCGAAGTCAGCATCGACAGTAGCCTGACGGATATCGTGGCCGAACGCCTCGACGCAGGCATCCGGTTGGGCGAGCAATTGGCGAAGGACATGATCGCTGTCCGGATCGGCCCGGAACAGCGCATGGCGGTTGTGGGATCACCCGCCTATTTCGAAAACCATCCCAAGCCGCTGACGCCGCAGGATCTGGCCGATCATTCGTGCGTCAACCTGCGGCTGCTGTCGGCAGGCGGCCTCTATGCCTGGGAGATGGAGAAGAACGGGCGGGAAATTCGTGTACGGGTCGATGGACAGATTATCTTCAACGACGCGCAGATGGTCATAAAGGCCGCCATGGACGGATTTGGCCTGGCCTGCACGCTTGAGGACCATGTTCTGGAGCAGATTGCGGACGGCACGCTCATTCGGGTGCTGGAAGAATGGTGTCCTCCTTTTCCAGGCTATCATCTCTATTATCCCAGCCGCCGGCAACAATCCGCGGCATTCACCCTGCTGGTCGAGGCGCTCCGTTATCGAGGTTGA
- a CDS encoding aldo/keto reductase, translating to MKKRFLGKSGLEVSALGLGCMGINFGYGHALGREDAIALIRQAVDRGVTFFDTAEVYGPFTNEEIVGAALEPVRDQVVIATKFGFNIVDGKQTGLNSRPDNIRAVADASLKRLGVEVIDLFYQHRVDPDVPIEDVAGTVKDLIAQGKVRHFGLSEPAAATVRRAHAVQPVSVLQNEYSLWTRGPETNGILDICEELGIGLVPYSPLGKGFLTGAMRADAPLGDNDFRKILPRFTPEAMAANQALVDLLTGIAQDKGATPAQIALAWLLAQKPWIVPIPGTTKLHRLEENLGAIEVELTTDDLARIETAAAAIPIEGERYPAQLMATIGR from the coding sequence ATGAAGAAGCGTTTTCTCGGAAAAAGCGGGCTGGAAGTCTCCGCCCTCGGCCTTGGCTGCATGGGGATCAATTTCGGCTATGGCCATGCGCTCGGCAGGGAAGATGCCATTGCCCTGATCCGTCAGGCGGTGGATCGCGGCGTCACCTTCTTCGACACGGCCGAAGTCTACGGTCCCTTCACCAACGAAGAAATCGTGGGCGCCGCGCTGGAACCCGTGCGTGACCAGGTCGTGATCGCGACCAAGTTCGGATTCAATATCGTAGACGGCAAGCAGACTGGCCTGAACAGTCGGCCGGACAATATCCGGGCCGTTGCCGACGCTTCACTCAAGCGCCTTGGGGTCGAGGTAATCGATCTCTTCTACCAACATCGCGTCGATCCCGATGTGCCGATCGAGGATGTGGCCGGCACCGTAAAGGACCTGATCGCACAGGGCAAGGTCCGGCATTTCGGCCTGTCCGAACCGGCTGCCGCGACGGTGCGGCGCGCCCATGCGGTCCAGCCGGTATCCGTCCTGCAAAACGAATATTCGCTCTGGACGCGCGGTCCCGAAACCAACGGCATTCTCGACATATGTGAAGAACTGGGGATCGGGCTTGTCCCCTACAGCCCGCTCGGCAAGGGATTTCTGACCGGTGCGATGCGTGCGGACGCCCCCCTTGGCGACAATGACTTCCGCAAGATATTGCCGCGCTTCACGCCCGAAGCCATGGCCGCCAATCAGGCGCTGGTCGATCTGTTGACAGGCATCGCCCAGGACAAGGGGGCTACCCCGGCGCAGATCGCCCTAGCCTGGCTGCTGGCGCAGAAGCCCTGGATCGTTCCCATTCCCGGCACCACCAAGCTGCATCGTCTGGAAGAAAATCTGGGTGCGATCGAAGTCGAACTGACGACCGATGACCTCGCCCGGATCGAAACGGCGGCTGCCGCCATTCCGATCGAAGGCGAACGCTATCCGGCGCAACTGATGGCTACCATCGGGCGCTGA
- a CDS encoding aminotransferase class V-fold PLP-dependent enzyme codes for MNLSRRQMMMAVAATPMAGRIEAARSPAAVRSDDEAHWTKVAAQYDVTRDVIQLENGNWGMMARPVLEQYEAAVRRVNRETSYYARRGLMPDLIAVRDRVAAKMGVAPDEIAFTRNATEALKALIGGYNRLRPGDAVLYADLDYDSMQACFETLKHSRGVDVVRIALPEPATYQGLIDAYEAALTANPKVRLILLTHLSHRTGLVVPVREIVAMARARGVDAIVDAAHSWGQLDFRPADLDADFIGFNLHKWWGAPLGVGVIHIRKSKVDLIDPDSANAPPFAANSYARVHTGTVDYAAQLTVPAALDFQDAIGDAARAGRLRYLRDRWAEALRDMEGLEILTPADPRLHGGITSFRFAGRTSVADNMAIAKRLLDEHRIFSVHRDGPERGACVRITPALFNSAVDIDALTGAIKAIGRSL; via the coding sequence ATGAACCTGAGCCGGAGGCAGATGATGATGGCGGTAGCGGCAACGCCGATGGCGGGAAGGATCGAGGCCGCCCGTTCGCCTGCCGCCGTCCGGTCCGATGACGAAGCCCATTGGACGAAGGTCGCGGCGCAATATGATGTCACCCGCGACGTCATCCAGTTGGAGAACGGCAATTGGGGGATGATGGCCCGTCCCGTGCTGGAGCAATATGAAGCGGCGGTGCGGCGGGTCAATCGCGAGACCAGCTATTATGCCCGGCGCGGCCTGATGCCGGACCTGATCGCGGTGCGCGACCGGGTGGCCGCGAAGATGGGCGTCGCGCCGGATGAGATCGCCTTCACCCGGAACGCGACGGAGGCGCTGAAGGCGCTGATCGGCGGCTATAACCGGCTGCGTCCCGGCGACGCCGTGCTCTATGCCGATCTTGACTATGACAGTATGCAGGCGTGCTTCGAGACGTTGAAACATAGTCGCGGTGTTGATGTGGTGCGGATCGCGCTGCCCGAACCGGCGACCTATCAGGGGCTGATCGACGCCTATGAAGCGGCGCTCACTGCCAATCCCAAGGTTCGGCTAATCCTGCTCACCCATCTCAGCCATCGCACCGGGCTGGTTGTGCCGGTGCGGGAGATCGTGGCCATGGCCCGCGCACGCGGGGTCGATGCGATCGTCGATGCCGCGCATAGCTGGGGTCAGCTCGATTTCCGTCCGGCCGATCTCGACGCGGATTTCATCGGTTTCAATCTGCACAAATGGTGGGGCGCGCCGTTGGGTGTCGGCGTCATCCATATTCGCAAGTCGAAGGTCGACCTGATCGATCCGGACAGCGCCAATGCACCGCCCTTTGCCGCCAACAGCTATGCGCGGGTGCATACGGGCACGGTGGATTATGCGGCGCAATTGACGGTGCCCGCCGCGCTCGATTTCCAGGATGCGATCGGCGATGCCGCGCGTGCGGGCCGGCTGCGCTACTTGCGAGATCGCTGGGCGGAGGCGCTTCGCGATATGGAGGGGTTGGAGATATTGACGCCCGCCGATCCGCGTTTGCATGGCGGGATCACATCCTTCCGCTTTGCCGGGCGGACCAGCGTCGCCGATAATATGGCCATCGCCAAGCGGCTGCTGGACGAGCATCGCATCTTTTCCGTTCACCGGGATGGGCCGGAACGGGGCGCCTGTGTCCGGATAACGCCGGCCTTGTTCAACAGTGCGGTCGACATCGATGCTTTGACGGGTGCGATCAAAGCCATCGGACGTTCGCTCTAA
- a CDS encoding TonB-dependent receptor encodes MKFTTAGAVVALHIFACSSASAEETIPASDNIDTGDSIIVTGTRDAKRTKFDALAPIDVLSSKSIDNSISNDLSDTLAQLLPSFNVQRLPAADGQAFVRPATLRGLSADQTLVLVNGKRYHRSALLGTRGAQAADLATIPNLAIKRIEVLRDGASAQYGSDAIAGVVNIILDDQPSMEAYGQFSQYYKGDGATYQTGGQGGVALGDRGSIVLTGEFSKSDATSRTRQRPDAAAFQAANPTLDVPDPVQRWGQPDLRSVRAGVNAHYDFSDAVTLYAFGTVGNGEGVTDFNWRNPASTANVYGNSSAFPGFNFSSLYPTGFTPRFGTKYDDFQADAGLRGALSERLTYDISTSAGRSRINYNMKESLNASMGPASPTSFYLGRLRQSEFNINADFVYRLPLGLVEPANIAFGAERRRESYGIRPGDPASYEIGPGAATGLAPNSNGFPGFSPLNAGEWSQTSYAGYLDVEVRPIEAVTLGAAGRYEDFSAFGDTFNYKLSARFEPVKGIALRGTYSTGFRAPTPAQLNAVNTSQGLDTRTLQIFNTGRLSPNDPIAIALGAKPLTPEKSRTITTGLTFQSDFGLTGSIDLYQIKLRDRFGQSATFAVPASLPNPQRFTSVTYFTNDFDTRTRGIDVVLAYTRKVGPGTADISLAYNYNQTKVTSGTSAAIANETQRIIFEERLPKHNGTASLGYTLGKFGIQGRARYYGAWTDVSGNAGGDLFQRFGSMVLFDLSASVQVTPNISIRGGAENIFNSYPDEATNQAVRGLIYSRNAPYDTDGGQYYVRLGLTF; translated from the coding sequence ATGAAATTCACTACTGCCGGCGCAGTCGTTGCGCTGCATATCTTTGCGTGTTCTTCCGCCAGCGCGGAAGAAACTATCCCCGCCAGTGATAATATTGATACGGGCGACAGCATCATCGTGACAGGCACACGCGATGCCAAGCGAACGAAGTTCGATGCATTGGCGCCGATTGACGTGCTGTCATCGAAATCGATCGACAACAGTATTTCCAACGATCTGTCCGATACGTTGGCGCAGCTTCTGCCGTCATTCAACGTGCAGCGCCTGCCTGCTGCCGATGGTCAAGCCTTCGTTCGTCCCGCGACGCTCCGTGGGCTGTCCGCCGACCAGACGCTGGTGCTGGTGAATGGCAAGCGCTACCACCGTTCCGCGTTGCTCGGCACGCGCGGGGCGCAGGCCGCCGACCTTGCCACCATTCCCAACCTCGCCATCAAGCGGATCGAGGTGCTGCGTGACGGTGCGTCGGCCCAATATGGTTCGGACGCGATCGCGGGGGTGGTCAACATCATCCTGGACGACCAGCCAAGCATGGAAGCCTATGGCCAGTTTTCGCAATATTATAAGGGTGACGGCGCCACTTATCAGACCGGCGGGCAGGGTGGCGTCGCACTGGGCGATCGGGGCAGCATCGTCCTTACCGGGGAATTTTCCAAATCGGACGCGACATCCCGAACCCGCCAGCGGCCTGACGCCGCAGCATTCCAGGCGGCCAATCCGACCCTGGACGTTCCCGATCCGGTGCAGCGCTGGGGTCAGCCGGATCTGCGTTCGGTTCGTGCGGGCGTGAACGCGCATTATGATTTCTCCGACGCCGTTACCCTCTATGCCTTTGGCACGGTCGGCAATGGCGAGGGTGTGACTGACTTCAACTGGCGCAATCCGGCGAGCACGGCGAATGTCTATGGCAATAGCTCGGCCTTTCCCGGCTTCAATTTCTCCAGCCTCTATCCGACCGGTTTCACCCCGCGTTTCGGCACAAAATATGATGATTTTCAGGCTGACGCCGGTCTGCGCGGCGCACTCAGCGAGCGGCTGACCTATGACATCAGCACCTCGGCCGGGCGCAGCCGCATCAATTACAACATGAAGGAATCGCTCAACGCCTCCATGGGGCCGGCAAGCCCGACCAGCTTTTATCTGGGTCGGTTGCGCCAGAGCGAGTTCAACATCAACGCCGATTTCGTCTACCGCCTGCCACTCGGCCTGGTCGAGCCTGCGAATATCGCTTTCGGCGCGGAACGGCGCAGGGAAAGCTATGGTATTCGTCCGGGCGACCCGGCCTCCTACGAGATCGGCCCAGGCGCGGCGACGGGTCTGGCGCCCAATAGTAACGGGTTTCCCGGCTTCAGCCCGCTGAACGCAGGCGAATGGTCGCAGACCAGCTATGCCGGTTATCTTGATGTGGAAGTGCGTCCGATCGAGGCTGTGACCTTGGGCGCAGCCGGTCGCTATGAGGATTTCTCCGCTTTCGGCGACACGTTCAACTACAAGCTGTCGGCCCGGTTCGAGCCGGTGAAGGGCATCGCCCTGCGCGGCACCTACTCGACCGGCTTCCGTGCGCCGACCCCGGCGCAGCTCAATGCGGTCAACACCAGCCAGGGACTCGACACCCGCACGCTTCAGATCTTCAACACCGGTCGCCTGTCTCCCAACGATCCGATCGCGATCGCGCTGGGTGCAAAGCCGCTGACACCGGAAAAGTCGCGCACCATCACGACGGGCCTGACCTTCCAGTCGGATTTCGGCCTGACCGGCAGCATCGACCTCTATCAGATCAAGCTGCGCGACCGGTTCGGTCAGTCGGCGACGTTCGCGGTTCCGGCAAGCCTGCCCAATCCGCAGCGCTTCACCTCCGTCACCTATTTCACCAACGACTTTGACACCCGCACGCGCGGTATCGACGTTGTGCTGGCCTATACCAGGAAGGTCGGACCGGGCACCGCCGATATCAGCCTGGCCTATAATTATAATCAGACCAAGGTGACGAGCGGCACGTCGGCGGCGATCGCCAACGAGACGCAGCGGATTATCTTCGAGGAGCGACTGCCCAAGCATAACGGCACCGCCTCGCTCGGCTACACGCTGGGGAAGTTCGGCATTCAGGGTCGCGCACGCTATTATGGCGCCTGGACCGATGTCAGCGGCAACGCCGGTGGCGACCTGTTCCAGCGCTTTGGATCGATGGTGCTGTTCGATCTGTCGGCCAGCGTCCAGGTGACGCCGAACATCTCCATCCGGGGCGGCGCGGAGAATATCTTCAACAGCTATCCCGACGAGGCGACCAATCAGGCCGTGCGCGGCCTCATCTATTCGCGCAACGCGCCCTATGACACCGATGGCGGACAATATTATGTCCGCTTGGGCCTGACCTTCTGA
- a CDS encoding helix-turn-helix transcriptional regulator: protein MSEPRHPDDYENVPRPVVGIGNDYPPSFELAEHRHRRGQFLYAASGVVAVSTPEGAWVAPPERGVWIPGGTPHAVRMVGAVQTRSVLIDPAVCPTLARTCCIVGVSLLLRQLLVAAAEIPVDYVEEGRDGLVMQLLVSEIDRAPVIPILVPFPRHAMLAARCHAFLEQPRATATIDQWADALAMNRRRFTRLFRRETGMSFAEWRQQACLSVALPRLAAGEPITMIALDLGYDGPANFSTMFKRALGVPPSRYHPS from the coding sequence ATGAGCGAACCGCGCCATCCGGATGATTATGAGAATGTGCCGAGGCCGGTGGTCGGCATCGGCAATGATTATCCTCCGTCCTTCGAACTGGCCGAGCATCGTCACCGGCGCGGACAATTTCTCTACGCAGCGAGCGGGGTGGTCGCGGTCAGCACGCCAGAGGGCGCATGGGTCGCGCCGCCGGAACGGGGCGTGTGGATACCGGGCGGCACCCCACATGCGGTGCGCATGGTTGGCGCGGTGCAGACGCGCAGCGTGCTGATCGATCCGGCCGTGTGCCCGACCCTTGCCCGGACCTGCTGCATCGTCGGCGTCTCGCTGCTGCTGCGCCAGCTATTGGTCGCCGCTGCCGAAATCCCTGTCGACTATGTGGAGGAAGGGCGCGACGGGCTGGTCATGCAATTGCTCGTTTCGGAAATCGACCGGGCGCCGGTCATACCGATCCTGGTGCCCTTTCCACGCCACGCCATGCTGGCTGCGCGCTGCCATGCCTTTCTGGAGCAGCCGCGCGCAACCGCGACGATAGACCAATGGGCCGATGCTCTGGCGATGAACCGCCGCCGTTTCACCCGCTTGTTCCGGCGGGAGACAGGCATGAGCTTCGCGGAATGGCGGCAACAGGCCTGCCTGTCAGTGGCGCTGCCACGCCTTGCGGCGGGCGAACCGATCACCATGATCGCGCTCGATCTGGGCTATGATGGGCCTGCCAATTTTTCCACCATGTTCAAGCGCGCCCTGGGCGTTCCGCCCAGTCGCTATCACCCATCCTGA
- a CDS encoding MFS transporter gives MSNMMRAAIKPQTAANNTVFGVIVAISFCHLLNDMMQSLLPAIYPGLKTDLGLSFGQIGLVTFVYQITASILQPLIGLYADKRPVPLALPGGTLFSLAGLTVLSIAHSYGLVLVGASLLGMGSSVFHPESSRVARMAAGGRHGLAQSLFQVGGNVGQALGPLAAALVVVRWGQSSLAFFALLALLSGAVLWNIATWYRHHGLTRLKTGGHAALAIELPKGQAARGIAILLTLIFSKYVYLASLTSYFTFYLIHRFGVSVQNAQLHLFAFLAAVAVGTVAGGPLGDRFGRKYVIWFSILGALPFTLMLPYANLFWTTPLTIMIGLILASAFPAIVVFAQELVPGKVGMISGLFFGFSFGMGGLGAALLGWLADRISIEAVYQICAFLPAIGLLTAFLPNIEVGRKRP, from the coding sequence ATGAGCAATATGATGAGAGCGGCGATCAAGCCTCAAACGGCGGCGAACAACACGGTGTTCGGCGTAATCGTGGCGATCAGCTTCTGCCATCTGCTCAACGACATGATGCAGTCTCTGCTTCCCGCCATTTATCCCGGTCTCAAGACCGACCTGGGTCTCAGCTTCGGCCAGATCGGCCTTGTCACCTTTGTCTATCAGATTACCGCCTCGATTCTCCAGCCGCTGATCGGCCTCTATGCCGACAAGCGGCCCGTGCCTTTGGCGTTGCCGGGCGGCACGCTCTTTTCACTGGCGGGCCTCACCGTGCTCTCGATCGCGCACAGCTATGGGCTGGTGCTGGTCGGCGCATCGCTGCTGGGCATGGGGTCATCCGTCTTCCATCCCGAATCCTCCCGCGTCGCGCGCATGGCGGCGGGCGGCCGTCATGGACTTGCCCAGTCGCTGTTCCAGGTCGGCGGCAATGTCGGCCAGGCGTTAGGGCCGCTCGCGGCCGCCCTGGTCGTGGTGCGCTGGGGGCAGTCGAGCCTCGCCTTCTTCGCGCTGCTGGCTCTGCTTTCAGGGGCGGTGCTGTGGAATATCGCGACCTGGTATCGTCATCACGGACTGACGCGCCTGAAGACCGGCGGACATGCGGCACTGGCGATCGAATTGCCCAAGGGGCAGGCCGCGCGAGGCATCGCCATTCTGTTGACGCTGATCTTTTCCAAATATGTCTATCTCGCCAGCCTGACCAGCTACTTCACCTTCTACCTGATCCACCGCTTCGGCGTTTCGGTGCAGAATGCGCAATTGCACCTGTTCGCTTTCCTGGCCGCAGTGGCGGTCGGGACGGTCGCGGGCGGGCCGCTGGGTGATCGGTTCGGGCGCAAATATGTAATCTGGTTCTCGATCCTGGGCGCCCTGCCGTTCACGCTGATGCTACCCTATGCCAACCTGTTCTGGACGACTCCGCTGACCATCATGATCGGCCTGATCCTGGCATCGGCCTTCCCGGCCATCGTGGTCTTCGCACAGGAACTGGTTCCCGGAAAGGTCGGCATGATCTCAGGCCTGTTCTTCGGCTTCTCCTTCGGCATGGGTGGCCTCGGCGCCGCCCTGCTGGGATGGCTGGCCGACAGGATAAGCATCGAGGCGGTCTATCAGATCTGCGCCTTCCTGCCGGCGATCGGCCTGCTGACCGCCTTCCTGCCGAACATCGAGGTTGGCCGTAAACGCCCCTGA